In Toxoplasma gondii ME49 chromosome V, whole genome shotgun sequence, the DNA window CGCGCCCCGCGCCCGTTTCGCGTTCTCCCTCGAATCCCTCAGCCTCGGtgttctgcagagagaggcgaaacgagTCCGCAAAAGCTTCCCTAGGAAAGAGGCCGCGCCGGCGCGACAAAGCATCTCCAGTCACTGCACCGGAGAACGCAGTTCGAGCAGCTACACTGGTGAAACTTAGGCTTCGACGTCTGCTCGGACTTCCCCTTCCCCTTCAAAGTCATGGCATCTGCTGCACCCGTTCGACAAACAAGAAAcgcgagcagcagcagcgagaAAGCACAAGACCAAGACACCACCGCGACGAACGATAAGCCAATTCTGAAATAAATAAACACAGACGTAAACCTACAAacctatacatataaatatgtatatatatatatatataaatatgtatatacatatatatatatataaatatgtatatatatatatatgtgtgtgtagatGTGTGTGGACACATATGTATGGACTGTGAAATGGGCGCATAAAGTTGGCGAGATAtcgggaagaggaagagacagatggaCAGAAAATCAGATAAGAAAGACGACTAGAGGTGGAGAAGCATGCAGCTCTCGGCAGCAAAGTGAGGCTGACGAAAACAGGACAAATTCGGATCTCCTGCAAAGGCTGTCTGCAAAGCGCATCGTGTTTTTCGgtggaaacagaaaaacgacgaaTCATGACCGCGCGTCCCCTCTCTCtattttcctctctgcgtggTTGcactcgtttctcctctcttaACGTCTTTCTATTTTTCCATGCTTTTCCGTATTCTTGCGTTTTCGCCTCGAGGAAAACTCACAGCCTTGACGATGTCGGCTCCGAAGAGGTACCCTGCACCTCGTGGGCTGTATCCCCAGCCTTGCATATCTGCACAGGAAACACAACGCAGAAACGCATactttctcccctttcctccAGTCCAACTTCTGCAACGTCTCCAGCGCGAACGGGAGAAAGCCGCGGGGACGCCACACATGAAAACCGAtggaaagaaagcgagagaagaccaTGCCGACTGCGTACGCTGAAGAGGACGAGGGTAGACTGGCAAGGTGAGAGCGAGTAGAAACTGAGAACCggaggagaagcacagaCAGCACGGAGCAAGGAAAAGACAGCAAAAAGGCAACTGAACAGAGAACAAAGACGAAACACAACAGGAGGAAACACTGAAGGGAGGTGAACTCGAACCAGCCGCTCGCGCTTTGCCCGAACGTCCTATTCAACCACCACgagcagacgacgaagagcacCTTGAGAGAAGCcagcgagagagatggaaaaaAACAGCGTAGCGAGGCAAAAATGGACGAGGTCAGAAAGAAAATGCAGCAACCGAACTAGAGAACAGAGggaccttcaaaaaagaagaaacgctgaAAAGAACGTTTACCTTCTGGGTCACTCCAGAGCAAATCACACATAGGGCCTTCGTGCGGGACTTCTTGTTTCCGGTCAATGGACCTTATctgaagaacaggagaaagcaaaagacggcttctcctttgtttcactttcgtttcctcttcgccgcgGGTGTTCTACGCGACTGCCGACTTCATCCTCTTTCTGCGGCGAGTCAAACAAACCTGAAGATATCTTTTCCCCCCGCTTTGAGCCTCCTAAACGCGCCGAAGCGAGCTAAAAAGCAAAAGCTCTTTCCAGGGACCCACACAGTCTCGGAGAAAGGCAGGAACGTcagaaaacacaaaagaggGAGATACACGGAGACGCGCGCCGACGCGTGCGTCTCCGCACCTGTAAAATCCAGACTAAAAAAGTTCGCTTCCTTCTATGTATGTCAATGCCAGTTTAttcacagagaaagacataggtgcatgcaaacacagGCATATATCCACACAGAAGTATCgatatgtatgcatatccAGAGATACGTCGACACACCTCTGTGTACGTCAAGCACATGTAtcccatatatatatatatatatatatatgtatatgtatacacgtatatatatatatatatatgtatacacgtatacatatatatatatatatacgtatatacatatatacatatatatatatatacatatcaATATATGAAATGCACAGAACTGtcagtctctgcatgcacatgcaagCACGTGGACATGTTTCAGCAAGTTCTGTCGGGGTCTTTGCGTACCTCGTCCACGCTGGAGATGGCCGGAGAGAGGCCGCCGTGGAGAGCAAACAGGCGATCGTCGATGATcgcagcgagagcgagatAATCGAAGACCTCTGTGCAGTACCGCCAAACGGTGCTGCTCCCATACTTCCTCAAACACTCATCGTAAAATCCGTAAACCTGAAACGAAATGTAATACAGACGTTTGCAATTTCACAAGTatacatatgaatatataatatacatatacatatatactaTGAATGAACAATGCGTCGACGgacgtatatatgtacaaacATGTACATTTAAATGGGGCAGTCTACAACATTGTGTGCGTATCCATCAccacgcatatatatatatatatatatatatctggaCAACAGCTACGAAGACCTGTTTGTGTGGATAGCGTCGGAAAATGAGGTTCTCCCTGGAGAGCGTGAGGAAAGtaaagaaggcgagagagtcggagggagagagccggagagtggagagacagacccaggcggaagaagggaggaaacgagtcaaggagacagggcagaaacacgagaagacgagacaagaAGCGACAGCCAGAAGTCGACGAAAAAGTCGGACGGGGTCTGCTTCGtcgtggagagaggaaaggagagagaagaagcgaagggaaggagaaccGGCAGACACGGACTCGCtcaaaaggaagaaagaaaggaaaagaaaaaagccgTAGGCGTTTTTGCACAGTTCAAACCGAGGTAAGAGGGCAGGCAGGTTCGCACGAAGGGACTGCTGCCAGACGGACCCAGAGGCGACGAAAtacagagacgcgagcgatGGATGGACAGGAAAGCAGTGAGAATCGTTTCTCAACGCAGTGGCCATGACAACGACTCCTCGATTgtgcagaagacgcgaaaagcGACGCAGCCTTCTGCGCACCTGAGTGATCTGTCTCGACTCGTGGTTGCCGCGAATGAGGGTGATGCGGTCGGGGTACCGAACTTTCAGGgcgagcagaaaaagaaacgttTCGACGGAGAAGTACCCGCGGTCGACGAAGTCTCCGAGGAACAAGTAACTCGTCTCCGGAAGGAAATTCCCCACACGAAAGAGCTCGAGCAGGTCGTAGAACTGTCCGTGGATGTCGCCGCAGATCTGAagagtggaggagacgcctcTCAGAAAATCGAGTTCCTCAGTCCAatcgcagaaaagaagcttcACGAGAAAGTGACAgtggaaagaggaaacgcgacgtCGTCAGGGCCTCTTTCGCCGAGACACACGAcgcaaaaaaacgaaaaagcagacCACCAAAGTCCTGCTGCCCGGCATCAACCCCAGACAAAATATCCATgagtacatacaccccaagCCGTCCCAGatcgcatgcacgcagaaTCTCTCCAGAAAATAAATAAAGAGATGAGAGAGGCGTACACTCTGCTGCAAATACAGATACACCTTTGCAGATATGTGATATGTGTAGACAGTGTATGTACatcagtgcatgcatctcgaTGTGCAGACCGACAGACTGACGGACCGGTATGGATGCCTACGCATCGCGGAGATGCAGATTTGTGGGCAGTGGTCGAAGTGAAGTCATGAGGGAGTTGCAACTGTTCAGGTGGAGAAGATGCATTGGCATCTTGCTCTCTTGGTCGCTCTGCGAAAGAGCTGCTCACCGTGACTGGGACGTCGACGCGTTGAACGTTGCTTTCCTCGACAAGGATTTCCTTGGCCTTCGCGCAGAGGGCCTTCACCTCGCGTTCAGGAATGCACTCGCAGCGACGCAGTTGCTCGATTTGTCTGTCGAGGAGACTCATGCTCGAAGCCGCCTTCGTCGCGTTCTCGCCAGGCCCTTCGCAGGAGCCCAGAGCCGCCCCGCCAGCGCCCTCCCCAGCTACGGGACCTTCGATCCCCGCcatgagaggagagagcagcagaacgCGTAGACGGAAAGAgtgaggaggaggcgacgaacagagagaagaagacgcctgacggagagaagacgacgacgtcgAATGCGACGGCGTCGAATGCGACGGATAGAGAGACGGCGTGAGGTgcaaagacgaggagagaaaaggacgcgtGGAGTTGCGAGGAAGCAGGTAAGatgacgagagagagagcgagcgacGAGGTGAACGCTCGGCAGCCGGGGAGAGAGTCGAATCCGCagggggaaggagacaaacggaAACGGAAAGGATACACTCTGACTACCACGGGCATCTAAGCGGCggaagcgaggagggagagagaagcctctCTTTGCCCCTGAAGAATGCCAGTCTTCAGTTCCTGTCGGACTTGTCTGTCTGCTCGAGACCAGAcactcgcttcctctcggagATCGCCCTAGACATGCGCGTAACCAAGACGAAAGACACGATGTCcatcctcctctctcccgtcctctctccttcacagTTTCGCCTCCCTCTGTGCCGCCATGTGGTTCTTCCGCTGTCgcgtttcgccttcgtcttctcttgaaGCGAACGTTCAGGCTTCAAGTGCTGCAGCAACCGTTTCCCGAAAACGTCTTGGGTCAGAAGAGACGGATCTGCGGCTCTGTGAGGCCCCCCTCTCGATctggactgcatgcaaagagcGAACGTGCGAGAGgacgacgcgagagagacttctgcgtttcAACAGCAGCAAAATCATcactcgcttctcgcgcgGCCGCGGCTttctcgcgtcgcctccCCTCGTCGCCCGCTCGACGTCTGGTATCTTTCAGGCTCTGTGCATTGTCTCCGTGAGCCTCgcgggtgcatgcgcctctccgGCTGTTCTCGCCTGACTGAAAAATTCaatttcttctctgtgccgCTTGGAGCCTTCCCCGCGGGGGAGAGGAGCCgttcagagagagacgcacgttgacggaagaggaaaacgagacaaaaTGGCCTGGGACAGGCCCAAAAACGGGGAGAAGTAGCAACGCAGACGGAGGTGAgccgaggagaaaacgagtcCTGACGAGGAGAGTGGGAAACGGCGcgcagaagggagacgaagagagcgtCGTTTTCAGAGCTAACGAAGAAAAGGTACACGAACAAAGGAGAGGACAAGGGAGAGGACCGAGAAAGAACGGAACGACAGACAAGAGGGATGAATAAAAGATCTCTTGTTTGCAGATTTAACGAAGGACGAGAGGTCGACTGGGCTTACACggagggggagagaagacaccaGAAAAACCGAGACCGCGACGAGAAGAattttctccactctcgccAAAAAGCGTCCTCTTGTCACCGTAAAAGCGTGGCGTCAGATCTGCCAAAAGGCTTTTTTACAGGCTTCgtcgcgccttctcctcttgaaGCCCTACACCAAGAacaggcatgcatgcagatacgCGTCTCTCGACCCTCACCTCCACCTGCGTACCGATTTGTGCTTTACAGGTCCACAGCAGATTCCAGACGGCCCTGCGGGTGCGTTTGTACTCGAAAAAATGCATTGATGCACAGCTGTGTGCTGCATGTGCGTCCTGCGGTCCGACCCAAACAGAAAAGGTCGAGGACCGACTGCAGCGTCCGCCTACGGGCGAAGGTCGTCTTTGTATCGGACAAGAAAGCCTTTCTGTGACGAAGTTTGGCccgcgaaggaggcgaaaagGCCTTCTCCCTTGTGCTTCGTGCTTCCCTTGGGAGTCGCGCGCAAGCCCGAGTTGCGCGGAGGCGGAACTTCCGCAGCtgtcgggtgtacatacagctcGAACTGTGCCCGGTCAGCAGATCGCCAGGGAATccaagagaagacggagagacccTCCTGGCTCACGACTGCGCGgcagagagcaagaaaggagacaggggaaggaggaagcCGAGCGACGAGTTCGGAGAGGAGCAGGGAAagttcgcgcatgcagcgcaggccccgcagcagagaagcgatgGACAGCGCGGGAACAGCGGATTCACAGCGTTAAATCTCCCGAGTTGTCgcctgaagagaaagagaagacagagaaaaagtgaCGGGCTGCGGACGCGGAGGGCAAGGACCTCGAGCCCCGTGCGAAAAGTGGCGAGCGCAAAACCGGGGAGAAAGGACGACGGCGCTTGAGTGGGCGGAGCGCGCGGCGAGGAAAGGTGATGAAATCAGAGGCTGTTGTCGCGGCGAGAAACGTGGAGTCGTTCGGGAGATCGCGCCGAAAAAAGAGCAAGCTGACAGAGTCGCGCGAAGAAATACGGAAAAACCGAGTTCGACGCCAACAAGCGAAAAACGGGGTGTACCTACACAACGCGCCTTGGGGGGGTGGTCGCTCCGGGCTgcgcggtgtatgtacacctcacGTGGCATGCGAAAAGAATTCAAGACACCGCCACCGACCCCAAGCAGGTTTTTCGGCAGTTTCGCCGGGGGCCCAGGGCGCTCGGGTGCCTCGAactttctttctccggtgtatttttctctccttttctgccaGCCAGCTCCTGAGGGTCCTCGTCTGAGTGTTCAGACACCTCAGGGACGGCCTTGCGCCTCGACGcatcgtctctcttctggtcTTCTGCAAAGGGGAGAACCAAGTTTTTCGCGGGCCCTCCAGGTGCCCTCTCTGCCGGACGATGTGACCACttgcgaggagagaaaaagtaTATTTCAAGCGTTAAAATGAACCTGCTCTGCACGCAGCTGCCAACTTGCATAGCTCGGTGCCTATCAGAAGGAAGGGGCGGCGAcgctctcgctttctccggcttctctctACCTGCCAGCTCTCTGGCGACGCAGCAGTGTGTGCGTCGTGTCTTCTCGAAATCCTCTTATAAAGACGGGTCTCctagagaaaagaaagtctCGAAAATAAGAGGATTTCTTCctcagaagagaaacaagttCTTTTCCCTCCACGCCTCCGCCTCAGCAGGAATCTGGACGcagttcccttcttctccataACGGCCTGGTTCGGTGCGCCACGAAGCTGCTCCTCATTCTGCTCCCCGTCCGTCTCACGCAgcgccctcttctcttcaacaTTCCGTGTATCCTCcatctctctgctttttctcgtcgcCACCCGCGTACTCTCCTACTTCCGAGTGTGTAGGAGCCTGACCGCCCCCGTCCACGCGTCGATCGATTCCGCCTCTTCATCGctgtcgacttctctctcctctggaCAGCCCTCCTTCGACAGCCTGTCTCTCAGCTCTTTGCAGCCCCTATTCTCATCTAACGGTcatcctttctgtctctcctctctgtctctccttccctccttccttcccttttctctgttgccaTTCTCACCCTCCTTTCCGCTGGCTTCAACTggcctttctgtctctctgtttcgcgaTGCCTCTCCTGCCTCAGCGTAACGGACCCCACCTGGGGGCGCTTGCCACAGAGTCTGGGTCCTTGGGGTCTCAGcctgcggagaagaaagggcaTGCTTCGGCAGACACGCGGACAAGTTTCAGCAGGCCTCaggccgcctctctcgccgacTTACCTCCAGCAGGCAGAAGAGTTGGAAGCCGGGagcatttctctctctccttgtctcaCAGTGGCGGGGAAGCTCCGATCCGTCGCAGCGCGAAAGCCAACAGGCCTCCAACGCCTCCCGTCCAGTCTGCTCTCGCGCGCGAGGCTCGACCGCTCCTGCCGAGCGAGGACAAAAAGGGACGAGAtgtctccccgtctccgtcttcctcttctctcgcctcttcttcctctccttcgctcctcGTGGCTgccgctgtcttctctcatccggtgcatgcagcgtttGCCTCCCAGCTCCGTGCGCCGTCGCCTCGCCAGGCCTCCACGcggctctcgtcttctctcggacAGGTCTCGccggccgcctctctctctgtctcggtctCTGGAGGCGACGCGTATGCGCAGGACATGAGTGCCTGTCGAAGGAGCTCTGTTCGCTCCGAAACGTTCAGAGTGTCTGCGCGGGAGGccccgcctccgccgcccCACACGCAGGGCCCCACGCGGCGggcaagtgtctcctcgccctcccGCCGAAGAAGCGGGACGCCTTCGTATCTGAACCCCACTGTCGCTTCGCGGCAGCGATCTCTGCAGCGCAGCGAGGAGCGAAGGGGAGAGCGTTTTTCTCGGAACCGGTCTCCGTCGTTGACTCGCGAGGGgccctctcgttcttctcagATTCCGCTCTCCTCGCGGCCTACCTTTCCCCCATCCTctctcacttcttctcttcgtctccacagCGTGTCTGCGACTCCAGGCgcgctgccgcctctgccgcctgcGCGCTTTCGAGGATGTCGAGCGCTCGAAGAGACCGAGCAGAGGCGGGTGACGGgcgcgctgcagctgcaaACTGtctcgtgcatgcgttcgtcgtcttcaGACAGGGAATTGACACTGGGGACCGACCGCGGCGAAGTTTCACGTAGCCTCGGGGGCCCTGCGGTGCGACTCGCGCCCCGAAGAGCActcggcgagagagaggagacagcggagtgcgaagagaggaacgcggagGGCAGAGGCGAATCGAGGAGCAGGTCGGAGCAAAGGGCAGAGGGCGAAAACACTAAAGACGGGAGGAGGCGAGCGATacgagaagcgggagaagagggggaagcgagaagcacgAGAAGAAGTGCAGAGCTCGGAGGCGGTAGAGAAGGACGAGCGAACgcagaaacgggagagagaaggcaggtgCAGCCTAGCGTCACTCGAGACTCACATACAGCGAAGCCGAGgatgtcgtcttcttcagccccctcgcgaggcgaagacgaacgcTGTCACTTCGAGACGCCCTGGGCGCTGGGGCCTTCGTCCACGCCGCGCCGCcgctcttcagcttcttcctccttttcatTGTACACttcatgttcttctcttcgcgcgacagagagagaatccGGAGAGGGGGAAAGCCGATCGAACCGTGGTCTGCggtcctctgcttcccccCAAAGCGTTCCGAGAGACTCCGAATCCAGGCGGCAGAGTCAGTGCctcaacacacacacacagtgtGTCTCGGCTCCAGtctcgcgagaagagaaacagttcCTTTCTGCGGCTGCTCGCGTCTCGGCCTCCAGCCGCCCACGCGCAGACCCGCCCGAGGCGAGGGCGGGGCCTTTGCTGGAGGATCCGTGTgctcgttccttctcctctttcggcGGAACTCGTTCGCCTTCTGACTTGCAGAGACGGAGTTGTGCGGAGTTTCTACTGGAGGCGAGCGCGACGGACGCAACTGCGAActcgaaaaagaaggaagaagcagccgaAGAAGATCTTTCCTCGAGTTCTTGGTTGGAGCGCGACCCTCTGTTTCGGGCACTGTCGGAGCGGGCCGCGTCGACGGTCCGCGAGTTGCCTGTCGACCAACTTCTTGCGGACGAGGCCGCGAGCTTTGGAGCCCAAAACCCCACAGTGTCGCCTCGCGGTGGGAGGTCGGAGACAGGTGTGGCCGCGaccggaggagacagtcccCTGTTTCTATCGCAGCAGCTCTCAGATGGGGAGGCTCCAATGCTCACAAGGACCCAGAGACctgacgaagaaaagcgCGCGAGGGAAGCAGATGAGCTCGAGAAAGAGGTCAACCgtcacgaagaagagaccggCGCGCGAGGGAGTGTGGGGGGACAGAGACTGCCCCAGCGTGGAGACAACGGAGGCAGCGCCTGGAGCGAGAGCAACCAGACTTCCCTCTGCCCTGACGTTTCCCGCagatgtttcttctctctcttttctcgccagGTCGACTCCGCAGAAAgcgcagaaagcgagagacgcggtAACGTTTCATGTGGCGACGCGCATGTTGAAGCAGATGCTGAGGAGTCGGACGAGACCGAagcgaaaacgaggagagcggggggtgaagaagagagagaccaggaggacgagaggggagagagaaaaacgcaggtACTCAGTCGATACCCGGTATCTTCCTCGCAAGCGAGACGGGAGCCAAGTCGCCTCCACTCTTCGGCTGTCTCCAGGGCCTCTgtgccgtcttcgtcttcttctcgcgtatCAAAGGAGAACGCAGAAAGCAGCCTGTCTCATGCTtggccttcctcgcttccacCTCCGCCCAAGCGAGGACTCAAGCCCGAGggcctttcctcttccacggaccgtcgcgcgtctccttctctgatTCCGAAGGCGCGGCCTCTCGGTCTCGCTCGTCCTGCAACTGCGCGAGAGCGAGCAGGTCAGGCCAGGGTCGCGTCCacgctctcgtcttcctcttctctttcttctgcctctgcgtctctttgttcctcttcttccggctTGCTGAGAGTCGCGGGAGGTGTACAGGGACGGAGAGATCACGCTGCAGATGGGGCAGGcggggagaagggagacccTTTGTTTGCGTCGGTCGTAGCGGGCGAGGCTGAGGAGGAAGCGTCTCTCGCAGGCAGACATGCAGAGACCcctcagagagaaggagagagggagggaagcgaagacatGGCGGAGGGAGGCATCAGCGAGTCTCCTGCTTCCGCAAGTGCTGCGTCGAAGAGAGGAGGTGGACTTTGTGACTTGTCTTCGTGGCTTGTCTCgtcgttctccttttcttcgcgtcgtCCTCCTCAGTCGCAAACGGGAGCGAGGCTTGCGTCTGGAACGAAGACggtgtctgcctctctcgccgcagACTCGgtcgcagacgagagaaaccaAGGAGCTggcgagagaggccgagCCGTCGGTCCTCGACTCTGGAGGGAAATCCTTCGCAGGGCGCTCacgctccttcttctcctcggtcGGGTGCTCACCTCCTCGTACGACTCTCTCGCGGCTCATGGAGGCGTCCGCGGCGTTATCGCTTCTCtcgaagaagcaaaggaagagaaagaagaagtgagagaagacgggagagaaaacgatggCAGCCGAAGGGGAAgccgagcgagaggagacagcacaCAACAGAGCACGATCACTCGTAGCCAAGGAAGCGTGGAGAGGCCGTtcacggagacagcgaggggACGCGAAAGTCGAGGGGATGGAAGAAAAGAGTTGGCTGGAAAGGGCAACCGACTGCTTGTGCAAactggacagagagaagccgcgcgACCTCGATCAGCAGATGCTCAAGGTGTGTCTGTGGACAGCCGAGTGAGCGACAGTTCGGGTGCGTCGCCGATGGGGAGACTCTCAGAGGCGGCTGCTCGACTATCCATGGAGAAAGGACGTTTCGCATGTCATCTTGTCTCTCGTATGGTTTGCGAAGCCGAGAGCCAGGTTTTCTCTGGGggtgttctctctctcctttttgggagacgccgagagggagaaggtgagagggaaTCCGCAGCGAAAGGCGGAGCACGCGCCGAGCATGCAGCGGGGACGGCGGAAGTCAGGAAAGACTCGTGGATTCcaacgcgagaaaaggacCCGGGGAGtctggaggagaaagcgaaaagtGACGGACAAGCTGCGGCAACTGAAAGGTCTTTTTCCCTCACTTCTCCACTGTTCTTcatcgctctcctctcctttctcggaTTATTCTTCTTCTTAACTCTTGAGTCTCACGAAGACGACCTCGTAGACATCGACTTTATGTAAAGAAAACCGAATcaaaggaggagaacgagactGGAGGGATGCTCTGGGCGAGGAGAAGTGGGAAAATggtgaaggcgaagagcagGCTGTCTTCTTTATCTCTCGAGCTCCTGCTGTGACGTCTGAGCGGGTGTCTCCCCGAGAGTCGCCCCGCGCGGGAGTCTCTGCTGTGTGCCTGTGGAGAGGCCTGCCTTCAGTCGTGTACGCGCGTAAACCGTCTTTCGAAGTATTCCCAGTTTCACCTGTCTGGAGACGCTCCTGGGGAGAAAGGTCAAagtccttccttttcctctgcgcctccgcagtgaagcagagagagagaacaaggaagagcACCAGCAGGGTGGAGAGGtcgagaagggaagcgaacTTTAGGACCTCGAGAAACCAAGAAAGAACATGAGAGTTTGCGCGCTCTCGATCTACCgatttgtctttttcttgtctctttgaGAGGGAAGATGAATCTCCATCTTCAGCCTCTGAGAAGCCGTCACAAAACTAGACACGAGGCTTGTGCAAGGACCCCGGGCAAACGTCCGTGGCTTCTTCtttcagagaagaaagacgaaaagaacaGCCTCACCACAGAGTCCTTCACAGACTCTCCTGCGTAGAAACGCACTCCAGCCTGTGCGCTGCACATGCGTCGGCGAGTATCCACATGTACACAGGTATACGCATGCATAAAAAGTTTCGGCTATCCAGAGATACATTTAGATTTTTATGCAGCTAGAGACATCTACGCGTACGCAACGGAGCACACATgtaagcatatatatatatatatatatatatatatatatatatatatgtgaaaGCATAGTCATGCATGTATCTGCAAGTGAGCATCTACACATGCATCTCACCATCAATGGAGATAGTCGTACACATGTATGAAGGCAGTCATTTATAAGCGCGTATGAATATACAGTCATACACACGTATAcatctgtatgtatatatatatatatatatatatatatatatgtctgagtgcatgcatgcgcctaGATTCCCCGCGGAGGCTCTGCGATGACAAcggaagaaagtgaagaacgACGATCTTCGAAAACAAAGGActttctgcgttcttctctacCTCTGTCATGCTGTGGACTTCCAGCTTCTCGGTCCACGACTTCGGTAGTTGTCACAGTTGCCCCGTTGTCTGCCATTTCGGCTTACACTCGAAACGAAGCGGA includes these proteins:
- a CDS encoding protein phosphatase 4, catalytic subunit (encoded by transcript TGME49_286210): MAGIEGPVAGEGAGGAALGSCEGPGENATKAASSMSLLDRQIEQLRRCECIPEREVKALCAKAKEILVEESNVQRVDVPVTICGDIHGQFYDLLELFRVGNFLPETSYLFLGDFVDRGYFSVETFLFLLALKVRYPDRITLIRGNHESRQITQVYGFYDECLRKYGSSTVWRYCTEVFDYLALAAIIDDRLFALHGGLSPAISSVDEIRSIDRKQEVPHEGPMCDLLWSDPEDMQGWGYSPRGAGYLFGADIVKAFCHTNNIEIIARAHQLVMDGYKWWFGKKLVTVWSAPNYCYRCGNVATVMELDEQLNYQFKTFEAAPPERRGIPSKKPPPDYFL
- a CDS encoding hypothetical protein (encoded by transcript TGME49_286200~Signal peptide predicted by SignalP 2.0 HMM (probability 0.672) with cleavage site probability 0.286 at residue 31), with the protein product MRELSLLLSELVARLPPSPVSFLALCRAVVSQEGLSVFSWIPWRSADRAQFELYVHPTAAEVPPPRNSGLRATPKGSTKHKGEGLFASFAGQTSSQKGFLVRYKDDLRP
- a CDS encoding hypothetical protein (encoded by transcript TGME49_286190~Predicted trans-membrane domain (TMHMM2.0):1387-1410); translated protein: MPLLPQRNGPHLGALATESGSLGSQPAEKKGHASADTRTSFSRPQAASLADLPPAGRRVGSREHFSLSLSHSGGEAPIRRSAKANRPPTPPVQSALAREARPLLPSEDKKGRDVSPSPSSSSLASSSSPSLLVAAAVFSHPVHAAFASQLRAPSPRQASTRLSSSLGQVSPAASLSVSVSGGDAYAQDMSACRRSSVRSETFRVSAREAPPPPPHTQGPTRRASVSSPSRRRSGTPSYLNPTVASRQRSLQRSEERRGERFSRNRSPSLTREGPSRSSQIPLSSRPTFPPSSLTSSLRLHSVSATPGALPPLPPARFRGCRALEETEQRRVTGALQLQTVSCMRSSSSDRELTLGTDRGEVSRSLGGPAVRLAPRRALGEREETAECEERNAEGRGESRSRSEQRAEGENTKDGRRRAIREAGEEGEARSTRRSAELGGGREGRANAETGERRQVQPSVTRDSHTAKPRMSSSSAPSRGEDERCHFETPWALGPSSTPRRRSSASSSFSLYTSCSSLRATERESGEGESRSNRGLRSSASPQSVPRDSESRRQSQCLNTHTQCVSAPVSREEKQFLSAAARVSASSRPRADPPEARAGPLLEDPCARSFSSFGGTRSPSDLQRRSCAEFLLEASATDATANSKKKEEAAEEDLSSSSWLERDPLFRALSERAASTVRELPVDQLLADEAASFGAQNPTVSPRGGRSETGVAATGGDSPLFLSQQLSDGEAPMLTRTQRPDEEKRAREADELEKEVNRHEEETGARGSVGGQRLPQRGDNGGSAWSESNQTSLCPDVSRRCFFSLFSRQVDSAESAESERRGNVSCGDAHVEADAEESDETEAKTRRAGGEEERDQEDERGERKTQVLSRYPVSSSQARREPSRLHSSAVSRASVPSSSSSRVSKENAESSLSHAWPSSLPPPPKRGLKPEGLSSSTDRRASPSLIPKARPLGLARPATARERAGQARVASTLSSSSSLSSASASLCSSSSGLLRVAGGVQGRRDHAADGAGGEKGDPLFASVVAGEAEEEASLAGRHAETPQREGEREGSEDMAEGGISESPASASAASKRGGGLCDLSSWLVSSFSFSSRRPPQSQTGARLASGTKTVSASLAADSVADERNQGAGERGRAVGPRLWREILRRALTLLLLLGRVLTSSYDSLAAHGGVRGVIASLEEAKEEKEEVREDGRENDGSRRGSRARGDSTQQSTITRSQGSVERPFTETARGRESRGDGRKELAGKGNRLLVQTGQREAARPRSADAQGVSVDSRVSDSSGASPMGRLSEAAARLSMEKGRFACHLVSRMVCEAESQVFSGGVLSLLFGRRREGEGERESAAKGGARAEHAAGTAEVRKDSWIPTREKDPGSLEEKAKSDGQAAATERSFSLTSPLFFIALLSFLGLFFFLTLESHEDDLVDIDFM